From Planococcus halocryophilus, the proteins below share one genomic window:
- the ilvB gene encoding biosynthetic-type acetolactate synthase large subunit, translated as MGVDVKVREEVKQELTGSGADVLIQSLKNQGVEIIFGYPGGAVLPIYDALHQNPIRHILARHEQGAIHAAEGYARVSGKTGVVLATSGPGATNLVTGIADAMLDSLPLVIFTGQVATSVIGTDAFQEADIIGITQPITKHNYQVKKVSDLPRIVKEAFYIASTGRPGPVLVDIPKNIATELFLSTKEEEEVNLPGYQPTTNPNFLQIQKAAQLLSQSKKPLILAGAGVLAAKATEELKTFSERHQIPITNTLLGLGSIAGEHELFLGMAGMHGTYTANTAICDCDVLLNIGARFDDRLTGNLAHFAPNAQVIHIDIDPAEIGKNVPTAIPIVADAKEALIQLLNQPFESPNITEWIAKLSGDKVEYPLQYHVKGREGILPQQAVELIHRLTKGDAVVTTDVGQHQMWAAQYYRFNNPHNWVTSGGLGTMGFGFPAAIGAQLAKPDEKVISIVGDAGFQMTLQELSLLQELRLPVKIVILNNQSLGMVRQWQETFYESRYSQSLMPVQPDFVKLAEAYNVKGYKVETMEEAEAVFAEAFNSNEPVLIDCRVVQLECVYPMVAPGKGLNEMIGVKGE; from the coding sequence GGCAGTGGGGCTGATGTACTAATTCAATCTTTGAAAAATCAAGGAGTAGAAATCATTTTCGGATATCCCGGTGGCGCGGTGCTACCAATTTATGATGCCTTGCACCAAAATCCGATACGTCACATATTGGCGAGACATGAACAAGGTGCTATCCATGCAGCTGAGGGATATGCAAGAGTATCCGGTAAAACAGGTGTTGTACTTGCTACATCGGGACCGGGAGCAACGAATTTGGTTACAGGTATAGCGGATGCCATGCTGGATTCCTTACCATTAGTTATTTTTACAGGACAAGTTGCAACTTCAGTAATTGGAACAGATGCATTTCAAGAAGCAGACATCATCGGAATCACTCAGCCGATTACAAAGCATAACTACCAAGTGAAAAAAGTTTCGGATCTACCAAGAATCGTGAAGGAAGCATTTTACATCGCTTCTACCGGACGTCCGGGGCCGGTTCTAGTAGACATCCCTAAAAATATTGCGACAGAACTATTTTTATCTACTAAAGAGGAAGAAGAAGTAAACTTACCGGGTTATCAACCAACAACCAACCCGAACTTTCTGCAAATCCAGAAAGCTGCACAGCTATTATCACAATCGAAAAAGCCGTTAATTTTAGCAGGTGCAGGTGTGCTAGCGGCCAAAGCAACCGAAGAGCTAAAAACCTTTTCTGAGCGTCATCAAATTCCAATTACCAATACACTACTCGGATTGGGCAGTATCGCTGGCGAACACGAACTATTCCTAGGAATGGCCGGCATGCATGGAACTTATACAGCAAACACAGCAATTTGTGATTGTGATGTGCTGCTAAATATCGGTGCTCGGTTTGATGACCGATTAACTGGAAATTTAGCTCACTTTGCACCGAATGCTCAAGTAATTCATATCGATATCGATCCAGCAGAAATTGGCAAAAATGTACCAACAGCAATTCCGATTGTTGCAGATGCGAAAGAAGCATTGATTCAATTGTTAAATCAACCATTTGAAAGCCCTAATATAACAGAGTGGATAGCAAAATTATCCGGCGATAAAGTGGAATACCCACTTCAGTATCATGTGAAGGGCCGAGAAGGCATTCTTCCTCAACAAGCGGTTGAATTGATCCATCGTTTGACCAAGGGCGATGCTGTTGTAACGACGGATGTCGGGCAGCACCAAATGTGGGCGGCGCAATATTACCGATTTAACAATCCACATAACTGGGTAACTTCAGGGGGCTTAGGCACAATGGGCTTTGGTTTTCCAGCAGCAATTGGTGCCCAACTGGCAAAACCAGATGAAAAGGTTATTTCCATTGTAGGAGATGCTGGTTTCCAAATGACGTTGCAAGAATTGTCGCTGCTTCAAGAGCTACGCCTTCCGGTAAAAATTGTTATCTTAAACAATCAAAGTCTAGGAATGGTAAGACAATGGCAAGAGACATTTTATGAGTCGCGTTATTCTCAGTCATTAATGCCTGTTCAACCTGATTTTGTTAAATTGGCAGAAGCTTATAACGTTAAAGGTTATAAAGTAGAAACGATGGAAGAAGCAGAAGCTGTTTTTGCAGAAGCATTTAATTCAAACGAGCCGGTTTTGATCGATTGTCGTGTGGTGCAATTGGAATGTGTGTATCCAATGGTTGCGCCTGGTAAAGGCTTGAATGAAATGATCGGAGTGAAAGGCGAATGA